A genomic window from Martelella lutilitoris includes:
- a CDS encoding acyl-CoA thioesterase, whose amino-acid sequence MPANTNPAGDIFGGWVMSQMDLGAFVAASEHAGMRTVTVAVNSITFEKPVKIGDTLCVYTQFKKIGRTSMTVNVEAWVHRHDRPRREKVTAAEFVMVAMDDSGRPAPVPKTKQPSISEADSEA is encoded by the coding sequence ATGCCGGCGAATACCAACCCGGCGGGAGACATTTTCGGCGGATGGGTGATGTCGCAGATGGACCTCGGCGCCTTCGTCGCCGCCTCGGAACATGCCGGCATGCGCACGGTCACCGTCGCGGTCAACTCGATCACCTTCGAAAAGCCGGTCAAGATCGGCGATACGCTTTGCGTCTATACGCAGTTCAAGAAGATTGGCCGCACCTCGATGACGGTGAACGTCGAGGCCTGGGTTCATCGCCATGACCGGCCGCGGCGCGAGAAGGTGACGGCCGCCGAGTTCGTGATGGTGGCGATGGACGACAGCGGCAGGCCTGCTCCCGTGCCGAAAACGAAGCAGCCATCCATCAGCGAAGCGGACAGTGAAGCATGA
- a CDS encoding RDD family protein has product MTDQTAAPQRPPRLFLRRLAALLVDFLIFGILATFAVGALALASPGLRDGVASSFFHTRVCQPADRSLPVFAEIEQNWPGTEGDGTTMSAQSCTVDSFFLPQKRLAMVTESRTGENGGTFTRSVSIQLDGNGDPVFPSPLIERAVSSLQLLAFPLALALSTIFLGWTPGKRLMALRVTTDALARDPPPLSPGKTVTREYLKFWPLIANNLFQFVIAANAPKPASVSEAVAMLETVGTDQRAIADILVLNAATLLVLFVWWVWPFALWRGRMLYDGFIRAYVVLRN; this is encoded by the coding sequence ATGACCGACCAGACCGCAGCTCCCCAGCGCCCGCCGCGTCTGTTCCTGCGCCGGCTGGCGGCGCTGCTCGTCGACTTCCTCATCTTCGGCATTCTCGCCACATTCGCGGTCGGCGCGCTGGCATTGGCGAGCCCTGGGCTGAGGGACGGCGTCGCCAGTTCCTTCTTCCACACCCGCGTCTGCCAGCCGGCGGACAGAAGCCTGCCGGTCTTTGCCGAGATCGAGCAGAACTGGCCGGGCACGGAAGGCGACGGCACGACCATGAGCGCGCAGTCTTGCACGGTCGACAGTTTCTTCCTGCCGCAAAAGCGCCTGGCCATGGTTACCGAGAGCCGCACCGGCGAGAACGGTGGCACCTTCACCCGCTCCGTTTCCATCCAGCTTGACGGGAATGGCGATCCCGTCTTTCCCTCGCCGCTGATCGAGCGCGCCGTCTCCTCGCTTCAGCTCCTCGCCTTCCCGCTGGCGCTCGCGCTGTCGACGATCTTCCTCGGCTGGACGCCCGGCAAGCGGCTGATGGCGCTCCGCGTAACCACGGACGCGCTCGCCAGGGACCCGCCGCCGCTCTCGCCGGGCAAGACCGTCACGCGGGAATACCTCAAGTTCTGGCCCTTGATCGCCAACAATCTTTTCCAGTTCGTCATTGCCGCCAACGCGCCGAAGCCCGCCTCCGTTTCCGAGGCCGTCGCCATGCTCGAGACCGTGGGAACCGACCAGCGCGCCATTGCCGACATCCTCGTGCTCAACGCCGCGACGCTTCTGGTTCTGTTCGTCTGGTGGGTCTGGCCGTTTGCCCTCTGGCGCGGCCGCATGCTCTATGACGGCTTCATCCGCGCCTATGTCGTGCTCAGGAACTGA
- the uvrB gene encoding excinuclease ABC subunit UvrB gives MANRLSKQNRNSGFEEAPQASFEGKAGEGSMADWLAGLEAEAESEAVESQRSLASKAGKHRKKASERKDSAGEQSKAGRTSRGVSIGASSDPKTRAAAGLNPVSGVDVSLEDAKNLAPGAVTATVDALSKLIESGNPLFKDGKIWTPHRPDRPEKSEGGIPIRMETEYKPSGDQPTAIRDLVGGLNDGERSQVLLGVTGSGKTFTMAKVIEETQRPAVILAPNKTLAAQLYSEFKNFFPDNAVEYFVSYYDYYQPEAYVPRSDTYIEKESSINEQIDRMRHAATRAILERDDCIIIASVSCIYGIGSVETYTAMTFQMSVGDTLDQRQLLADLVAQQYKRRDMDFQRGSFRVRGDTIEIFPAHLEDAAWRISMFGDEIDQITEFDPLTGQKTGDLQSVKIYANSHYVTPRPTLNAAIKAIKEELKGRLQELEKAGRLLEAQRLEQRTRFDIEMMEATGSCPGIENYSRYLTGRRPGEPPPTLFEYIPDNALIFIDESHVTIPQIGGMYRGDFRRKATLAEYGFRLPSCMDNRPLRFEEWDAMRPDTIAVSATPGGWEMEQSGGVFAEQVIRPTGLIDPPVEVRPAKTQVDDVLSEIRDVAARGYRTLVTVLTKRMAEDLTEYLHEQGIRVRYMHSDIDTLERIEIIRDLRLGAFDVLVGINLLREGLDIPECGFVAILDADKEGFLRSETSLIQTIGRAARNVDGRVILYADQVTGSMQRAMDETSRRREKQLVYNQEHGITPESVKARISDILDSVYEKDHVRADIGAKGGKGFAKDGHLVGNNLQAHLEALEKQMRDAAADLDFETAARLRDEIKRLKAAELEGMDDKLEKAESRQAEAAPKSSGDDSGSYFARPSLDDMGPGTDTARPLFRKNTLDEMTVGRTEKPRGGDDNPVKRGKIGAGSYEDPAEQKQRGRRRSKTGKPGK, from the coding sequence ATGGCAAACAGACTCAGCAAACAAAACAGGAACTCCGGCTTCGAGGAAGCGCCGCAGGCGTCCTTCGAGGGCAAAGCCGGCGAAGGTTCGATGGCGGACTGGCTCGCCGGACTCGAGGCCGAAGCCGAGTCCGAGGCGGTCGAATCGCAGCGATCGCTCGCCTCCAAGGCGGGCAAGCACCGCAAGAAAGCCTCCGAGCGCAAGGACAGCGCGGGAGAACAGAGCAAAGCCGGCCGAACGTCGCGCGGCGTCTCGATCGGCGCGTCATCCGACCCGAAAACGCGCGCGGCCGCCGGCCTCAATCCGGTCTCCGGCGTCGACGTCTCTCTGGAAGACGCGAAGAACCTCGCGCCTGGCGCGGTTACCGCGACAGTCGATGCGCTCTCCAAGCTGATCGAGAGCGGCAATCCGCTGTTCAAGGACGGCAAGATCTGGACGCCGCACCGGCCGGACCGTCCGGAGAAGTCCGAGGGCGGCATCCCGATCCGCATGGAAACGGAATACAAGCCCTCCGGCGACCAGCCGACGGCGATCCGCGACCTCGTCGGCGGTCTGAACGACGGTGAGCGCAGCCAGGTCCTTCTCGGCGTCACCGGCTCGGGCAAGACCTTCACCATGGCCAAGGTGATCGAGGAGACGCAGCGCCCGGCGGTCATCCTGGCACCCAACAAGACGCTTGCTGCTCAGCTCTATTCCGAGTTCAAGAACTTCTTCCCGGACAATGCGGTCGAGTATTTCGTCTCCTATTACGACTACTACCAGCCGGAAGCCTATGTGCCGCGCTCGGACACCTATATCGAGAAGGAATCCTCGATCAACGAACAGATCGACCGGATGCGCCACGCCGCGACCCGCGCCATTCTCGAGCGTGACGACTGCATCATCATCGCCTCGGTCTCCTGCATCTACGGTATCGGCTCGGTCGAGACCTATACCGCGATGACCTTCCAGATGTCCGTCGGCGACACGCTCGACCAGCGACAACTGCTCGCCGATCTGGTGGCCCAGCAATACAAGCGCCGCGACATGGATTTCCAGCGCGGTTCATTCCGCGTGCGCGGCGATACGATCGAGATCTTCCCCGCCCACCTTGAGGATGCCGCCTGGCGCATCTCCATGTTCGGCGACGAGATCGACCAGATCACCGAATTCGATCCTCTGACGGGGCAGAAGACAGGCGACCTGCAATCGGTGAAAATCTACGCCAATTCGCACTATGTCACGCCGCGCCCGACGCTGAACGCGGCCATCAAGGCGATCAAGGAGGAGTTGAAGGGACGCCTGCAGGAGCTTGAAAAGGCTGGACGCCTTCTGGAAGCGCAACGGCTTGAACAGCGCACCCGTTTCGATATCGAGATGATGGAGGCGACAGGCTCCTGTCCCGGGATCGAGAACTATTCGCGCTATCTGACCGGACGCAGACCGGGCGAGCCCCCGCCGACCCTCTTCGAATACATCCCGGACAACGCGCTGATCTTCATCGACGAGAGCCACGTCACCATTCCGCAGATCGGCGGCATGTATCGCGGCGACTTCCGGCGCAAGGCGACGCTCGCCGAATACGGCTTCCGCCTGCCCTCCTGCATGGACAACCGGCCGCTGCGCTTTGAGGAATGGGACGCGATGCGCCCCGATACGATCGCCGTTTCGGCCACGCCCGGCGGCTGGGAGATGGAACAGTCCGGCGGCGTTTTCGCCGAGCAGGTGATCCGTCCGACCGGGCTGATCGATCCGCCGGTCGAGGTGCGTCCGGCGAAGACGCAGGTCGACGACGTGTTGAGCGAGATCCGCGACGTTGCCGCCAGGGGCTACCGCACGCTGGTGACGGTGCTGACCAAGCGCATGGCCGAGGACCTCACCGAATATCTGCATGAACAGGGCATCCGCGTGCGCTACATGCATTCCGACATCGACACGCTGGAGCGAATCGAGATCATTCGTGACCTCCGGCTCGGCGCCTTCGACGTGCTGGTCGGCATCAACCTTCTGCGCGAGGGTCTCGACATTCCCGAATGCGGCTTCGTCGCCATCCTCGATGCCGACAAGGAGGGGTTCCTGCGTTCGGAGACCTCGCTGATCCAGACGATCGGCCGCGCGGCCCGCAATGTCGATGGCCGGGTGATCCTCTATGCCGATCAGGTGACCGGCTCGATGCAGCGCGCCATGGACGAGACCAGCCGCCGCCGCGAGAAGCAGCTCGTCTACAACCAAGAGCACGGCATCACGCCGGAATCGGTCAAGGCGCGAATCTCCGACATTCTCGATTCGGTCTACGAGAAGGACCATGTCCGCGCCGATATCGGCGCCAAGGGCGGCAAGGGCTTTGCCAAGGACGGACATCTTGTCGGCAACAATCTGCAGGCCCATCTGGAAGCGCTGGAAAAACAGATGCGCGACGCCGCCGCCGATCTCGATTTCGAAACCGCCGCACGGCTGCGCGACGAGATCAAGCGGCTGAAGGCCGCCGAACTCGAGGGCATGGACGACAAGCTGGAGAAAGCCGAATCGCGCCAGGCCGAGGCAGCGCCGAAATCATCGGGCGACGACAGCGGCTCTTATTTCGCCCGCCCGTCGCTCGATGACATGGGCCCGGGCACCGACACGGCGCGGCCGCTTTTCCGCAAGAACACGCTGGACGAGATGACGGTAGGGCGCACCGAAAAGCCGCGCGGCGGCGATGACAATCCGGTCAAGCGCGGCAAGATCGGTGCCGGCTCCTATGAGGATCCCGCCGAGCAGAAACAGCGCGGCCGGCGCAGGAGCAAGACCGGCAAACCCGGCAAATAG
- a CDS encoding glycosyltransferase → MKTFTYFEPKTEGHSAIWATWLLERLLRHEAGMPVRLAAGAALIERLPAALRDDPALSIDPLPDGEMRALMEGSLVARGLAQWGKARRLLAERPGVCFIPAFDHALLGACVDRRPVDGIITGIIFRPPNHFGLTPSLKSRVDTARRRAMYFASRRRATPFLFTLDETAARDRMTAGRLLFSPDPAPDLSLLAVPGRKPRDDGRRGLLIFGALSRRKGVVTLLRSIRHIAPERQRGLALRMVGRIAGEDRAEIEAALSECRSANPDMAIELVDRFVTDAELAQEVVNCDVVLAPYQNHVGSSGVLFWAAAAGKPVIAQETGLMGYQARLHRLGTTTDTTDPQALARAIEGEPAISREDAGAFVAEHTADNFARSIFDRLLA, encoded by the coding sequence ATGAAAACCTTCACCTATTTTGAACCCAAGACCGAGGGGCACAGCGCCATCTGGGCCACTTGGCTGCTCGAGCGGCTGCTGCGCCACGAGGCGGGCATGCCGGTGCGGCTGGCGGCGGGCGCGGCGCTGATCGAGCGTTTGCCGGCGGCCCTCAGGGACGATCCGGCGCTGTCGATCGATCCGCTGCCGGACGGCGAGATGCGCGCCCTGATGGAGGGAAGCCTTGTCGCACGGGGTCTTGCGCAATGGGGCAAGGCGCGGCGGCTGCTTGCCGAGCGACCGGGCGTCTGTTTCATTCCGGCCTTCGACCACGCGCTGCTCGGCGCCTGCGTCGACCGGCGGCCCGTCGACGGCATCATCACCGGCATCATCTTCCGTCCGCCGAACCATTTCGGCCTCACGCCGTCCCTGAAGAGCAGGGTGGATACGGCGCGCCGCCGCGCCATGTATTTCGCCTCCCGGCGCCGCGCCACGCCCTTCCTGTTCACGCTCGACGAGACGGCGGCCCGCGACAGGATGACCGCCGGTCGGCTGCTGTTTTCGCCCGATCCCGCGCCCGACCTCTCGCTGCTGGCGGTGCCTGGCCGCAAGCCCCGCGATGACGGCCGCCGGGGCCTGCTGATCTTCGGTGCGCTCTCCCGCCGCAAGGGCGTGGTGACGCTGCTGCGTTCAATACGCCATATCGCGCCCGAGAGGCAGCGCGGGCTTGCCCTGCGCATGGTCGGACGCATCGCCGGGGAGGACAGGGCGGAGATCGAGGCGGCGCTTTCCGAATGCAGGTCCGCAAACCCCGACATGGCAATCGAGCTGGTGGACCGCTTCGTGACCGACGCGGAACTGGCGCAGGAAGTCGTCAATTGCGATGTGGTGCTTGCCCCCTACCAGAACCATGTGGGCTCGTCCGGGGTGCTGTTCTGGGCCGCTGCCGCCGGAAAGCCGGTGATTGCCCAGGAGACCGGCCTGATGGGATATCAGGCGCGCCTGCACCGGCTCGGCACGACCACCGACACGACCGACCCGCAAGCGCTGGCGCGGGCGATCGAGGGCGAGCCGGCGATTTCGCGCGAGGATGCCGGCGCCTTCGTCGCCGAACATACGGCGGATAATTTCGCGCGGTCCATTTTTGACCGGCTTCTGGCTTGA
- a CDS encoding extensin-like domain-containing protein, whose translation MTSFSVDTSPKDTQVVTRSQAARGQAAAVASATAPRPSAAALAQDDPPPESIEQLIAETETSAGLPIDSYLGFNETEDSADVAAIADAEAKAAEAQTAAATDPGIDPINTASLLPHVDPGAGTDAGQGGAAEPKQNRIPGLMPLAERQCRSELNAMGVTFSEVEAIASGSQCGIAYPVKLQKLPGNIAISPDVTVNCETALAFAQWVQNDVAPAVRVRYLTGLKSIETMGGYSCRRVNNGTNSRTMSEHSKGNAIDVGGFTLNTGKAIDVSPKGFFAFREKGLLKSVRASGCAYFSTVLGPGYPKHDDHFHFDLKQRSSGRTYCN comes from the coding sequence ATGACGTCGTTTTCGGTCGATACCAGCCCCAAGGATACCCAGGTGGTCACCCGCAGCCAGGCGGCCAGGGGGCAGGCTGCCGCCGTGGCTTCCGCCACTGCCCCGCGGCCTTCCGCCGCCGCGCTTGCGCAGGATGATCCGCCGCCTGAGAGCATCGAGCAGCTGATCGCCGAGACGGAGACCTCGGCCGGCCTGCCGATCGACAGCTATCTCGGCTTCAACGAAACCGAAGACAGCGCCGACGTCGCCGCGATTGCGGACGCGGAGGCGAAAGCCGCCGAGGCGCAGACGGCGGCGGCCACGGATCCGGGCATCGACCCGATCAACACGGCATCGCTTCTGCCCCATGTTGATCCCGGTGCGGGGACGGACGCAGGGCAGGGGGGCGCGGCCGAGCCGAAACAGAACCGCATACCGGGCCTGATGCCGCTGGCCGAGCGGCAATGCCGCAGCGAACTCAACGCCATGGGCGTCACCTTTTCAGAAGTCGAGGCGATCGCATCGGGCAGCCAGTGCGGCATTGCCTATCCGGTCAAGCTACAGAAACTGCCGGGCAATATCGCGATCTCGCCGGATGTCACCGTCAATTGCGAGACCGCGCTCGCCTTTGCCCAGTGGGTCCAGAACGACGTGGCGCCTGCGGTGCGCGTGCGTTATCTCACCGGCCTGAAATCGATCGAAACAATGGGCGGCTATTCCTGTCGCCGTGTGAACAACGGCACCAATTCGCGCACCATGTCCGAGCATTCGAAGGGCAATGCCATCGATGTCGGCGGCTTCACGCTCAATACCGGCAAGGCGATCGACGTTTCTCCCAAGGGGTTCTTCGCCTTCCGGGAGAAGGGTCTTTTGAAATCCGTCCGCGCCAGCGGCTGCGCGTATTTCAGCACTGTGCTCGGACCAGGCTATCCCAAGCATGATGACCACTTTCACTTTGATTTGAAGCAGCGCTCGTCCGGCAGGACCTACTGCAACTGA
- a CDS encoding O-antigen ligase family protein: protein MSKSFASTLPSTSERRKRVAWGEYAVICFLIVLITQPYSKFIFGNNWIEVGRGEIVDTDYRTVMISRISTIIVILGLVLVSAAARTDTRRISRALKIWLPFLCYITFTLLWRHDFQTIFRYVNFVAVIVAVVIYVSLPGRGDRFLHSYFVVTIGMLTFSLLLMVVGSKLVYFYNGYDFQYTALTEQKGLLAFYASTTTIYSFIKYTQKQNKYFYLFCLVVSLINLILSTTVTYYFATLVAIFAIGRFKLVGYAFLFLAVTLPFFFEVFSSFFQLIGKDVTLTGRVYLWRYTLEHSQGFWAIFGHGTAYVSETPGWKYMMQQYFPTGAFAIPHSHNLWVETIYKYGIIGFFILLYIFVRAASARRPKGYKNGVIFKSFFIVYIVSSAANVLFYQTAMQGILFMVLVTQLSLFSSERFRRDLESV from the coding sequence ATGTCAAAGTCATTTGCTTCAACACTCCCATCAACCAGTGAACGCCGTAAGCGCGTGGCGTGGGGTGAGTATGCGGTTATTTGTTTTCTCATAGTTCTGATCACCCAGCCATATTCGAAGTTTATATTCGGCAACAATTGGATCGAGGTCGGTCGCGGAGAGATCGTCGATACCGACTACCGCACGGTGATGATCTCCAGAATATCAACCATCATTGTTATACTCGGGCTTGTTTTGGTTTCCGCAGCGGCCAGAACGGACACTCGCAGAATATCAAGGGCACTGAAAATTTGGCTTCCTTTTCTTTGTTATATTACATTTACCTTGCTGTGGCGGCATGATTTTCAGACGATTTTTCGCTATGTAAACTTTGTTGCAGTAATTGTTGCCGTCGTTATATATGTAAGTCTTCCAGGTCGTGGAGACCGTTTTCTTCATTCCTATTTTGTTGTTACTATCGGAATGCTCACTTTCAGTCTTTTGTTGATGGTAGTTGGCTCAAAGTTAGTATATTTTTACAATGGTTATGATTTTCAATATACGGCGCTTACGGAACAGAAGGGTCTTCTGGCTTTTTATGCCTCAACAACGACGATTTACTCCTTCATAAAATACACACAGAAGCAGAATAAATATTTTTACCTTTTCTGTCTTGTAGTTTCTTTAATTAATTTGATTCTTTCTACAACTGTTACATATTATTTTGCAACATTGGTGGCGATATTTGCTATTGGCCGGTTCAAGCTTGTTGGTTACGCCTTTCTTTTTCTCGCGGTTACTCTACCTTTCTTTTTCGAAGTTTTTTCTTCTTTTTTTCAATTGATAGGGAAGGACGTTACGCTTACTGGTCGTGTGTATCTCTGGCGATACACGCTGGAACATTCGCAGGGGTTTTGGGCCATATTTGGTCACGGCACGGCTTATGTCAGCGAAACGCCCGGATGGAAGTATATGATGCAGCAGTATTTCCCAACAGGTGCCTTTGCCATTCCGCATTCGCATAACCTCTGGGTTGAGACAATCTATAAGTACGGTATCATTGGTTTTTTTATATTATTGTATATTTTTGTTCGCGCTGCCAGTGCTCGTCGGCCTAAAGGGTACAAAAACGGCGTAATTTTCAAGTCGTTTTTTATTGTTTATATTGTATCCAGCGCCGCTAACGTTTTGTTTTATCAGACTGCAATGCAAGGTATTTTGTTTATGGTTTTGGTTACTCAGTTGTCTCTATTTTCAAGCGAACGATTTCGTAGAGATCTGGAAAGTGTCTAG
- a CDS encoding DMT family protein: protein MPFSFSPAAFWPVVMLVCSNVFMTFAWYGHLKFRGASLLVVVMISWGIAFFEYCLAVPANRIGAAVYSTAQLKTIQEVITLTVFTGFSVFWLKESLTFNHLIGFALIAAGAAFIFRA from the coding sequence ATGCCTTTTTCTTTTTCCCCGGCGGCTTTCTGGCCGGTGGTCATGCTCGTATGTTCCAATGTGTTCATGACCTTCGCGTGGTATGGCCACCTGAAGTTCCGCGGGGCGTCGTTATTGGTCGTTGTCATGATCAGCTGGGGCATTGCCTTTTTCGAATACTGCCTCGCCGTTCCCGCCAACCGCATCGGCGCGGCTGTTTATTCCACCGCCCAGCTCAAGACGATTCAGGAAGTGATCACGCTCACCGTGTTTACCGGTTTTTCCGTGTTCTGGCTCAAGGAGTCCCTGACCTTCAACCATCTGATCGGTTTTGCTCTGATCGCTGCCGGCGCGGCCTTCATATTCCGGGCCTGA
- a CDS encoding mitochondrial fission ELM1 family protein → MKIWVLTDGKIGDRVQCLGVVSRLGAQAEEKVIVPGKPWEWWMPRGPVPPKHRPGRPDSPISPPFPDVAIASGRRMVPYLKAVKKASGGKTFTVFLKDPRIGASAADLIWMPRHDRFRADNVLVTDTGPHPLTEEAIAEAVAERPEAWERLPSPRLGLLIGNPVSGTRDEAAALRHFMAQIDHAKSEVGSIIVTQSRRTPETVMTALRARLAGFPHWIWSPDEANPYRALLGFCDMLAVTGDSHNMVSEALSTGRPVFPLAPYALNPKLAGFLKRLEEAGQTRPFDGPLRPYSYDRVDATEEIAAAIRRGLAAHGRKG, encoded by the coding sequence TTGAAGATCTGGGTTTTGACGGACGGGAAGATCGGCGACCGGGTGCAGTGCCTGGGCGTCGTCTCGCGCCTCGGCGCGCAAGCCGAGGAGAAGGTGATCGTTCCGGGCAAGCCCTGGGAATGGTGGATGCCGCGCGGGCCGGTCCCGCCGAAGCATCGGCCCGGCCGGCCCGACAGCCCGATTTCGCCGCCCTTTCCCGATGTCGCGATCGCCAGCGGCAGGCGGATGGTGCCCTATCTGAAGGCGGTGAAGAAGGCCTCCGGCGGCAAGACCTTCACCGTCTTCCTCAAGGATCCGCGCATCGGCGCATCGGCGGCGGACCTGATCTGGATGCCGCGCCACGACCGGTTTCGCGCCGACAATGTGCTGGTGACCGACACCGGCCCGCATCCGCTGACTGAGGAAGCGATTGCCGAAGCTGTCGCCGAGCGGCCAGAGGCCTGGGAACGGCTGCCGTCTCCCCGTCTTGGCCTGCTGATCGGCAACCCGGTCTCCGGCACGCGTGACGAGGCCGCCGCGCTGCGGCATTTCATGGCGCAGATCGATCACGCGAAATCGGAAGTCGGCAGCATTATCGTCACCCAGTCGCGCCGCACGCCGGAGACGGTGATGACGGCGCTCCGCGCGCGCCTTGCCGGTTTTCCGCACTGGATCTGGTCGCCGGACGAGGCCAATCCCTACCGGGCGCTGCTCGGCTTCTGCGACATGCTGGCGGTGACGGGGGATTCCCACAACATGGTGAGCGAGGCGCTTTCCACCGGCAGGCCGGTGTTTCCGCTCGCCCCCTACGCGCTCAACCCGAAGCTGGCGGGTTTCCTGAAACGGCTGGAGGAAGCCGGGCAGACGCGCCCCTTCGACGGCCCGCTTCGCCCATACAGTTATGACCGTGTGGACGCGACCGAGGAGATCGCCGCGGCGATCAGGCGCGGCCTTGCGGCGCACGGCCGCAAGGGCTGA
- a CDS encoding 2OG-Fe(II) oxygenase, whose product MTEAKYGNVGEHVKTAFANAEANPTPYRHWLVKDLFPGALLADLQALDFPRPDLGGVSGTREVHNKSRHYFDQENKAKYDSCAAVAAAFQSPDVSGFIAKTFGTRLEGSSLRIEYAQDTDGFWLEPHTDIGVKLFTLLVYLSDEPGHETLGTDIYASKEEHIGRSPFGPNLAMIFVPADNTWHGFEKRPIAGVRKSLIINYVKPEWRAREQLAFPEDPIRTA is encoded by the coding sequence ATGACTGAAGCGAAATACGGCAATGTCGGCGAACACGTGAAAACGGCGTTTGCGAATGCCGAGGCAAACCCGACCCCCTATCGGCACTGGCTGGTCAAGGACCTGTTTCCCGGCGCCCTGCTTGCCGACCTTCAGGCCCTTGATTTTCCGCGGCCGGATCTCGGCGGCGTCTCCGGCACGCGCGAGGTCCACAACAAGAGCCGGCACTATTTCGACCAGGAGAACAAGGCGAAGTATGACAGCTGCGCCGCCGTCGCCGCCGCCTTCCAGTCGCCGGACGTGTCCGGTTTCATCGCGAAGACCTTCGGCACGCGCCTCGAAGGCTCAAGCCTCAGGATCGAATATGCCCAGGACACGGACGGATTCTGGTTGGAGCCGCATACCGATATCGGCGTCAAGCTGTTCACGCTGCTGGTCTATCTTTCCGACGAACCCGGCCACGAGACTCTCGGGACCGACATCTATGCCTCCAAGGAAGAGCATATCGGCCGCTCGCCCTTCGGCCCGAATCTGGCGATGATCTTCGTGCCGGCGGACAACACCTGGCACGGCTTCGAGAAACGGCCGATCGCGGGCGTGCGCAAGTCGCTGATCATCAATTACGTGAAGCCGGAATGGCGCGCGCGCGAACAGCTCGCCTTCCCCGAGGATCCGATCCGCACGGCCTGA